The nucleotide window CAGGGACGGAGGAGGAGATGTGCTCTAGGGCTCGTtttgaaagagaagaagatgtttTGATTAGAATTAACTAATTAAGAAGATACTGATTAGAAATCAATTTACTgatttagagagagagagagagagagagagagagtgagtggtTGTGAGTCCCGAGCCGgagttgagatttttttaaatattttatatttttatgaagttAAGATTCTTaagaatgatatataaaatcaaaaatttaaatattaaatttaattaattatggtttttagttatgaaaaatggtgattataatattttttatatttatttatttattataatatatttttaatattttattataacttCGGTTCAACCTCAGTTCGACATgatcgaacccattgacccatGACCCAAGCCGGGTCAATAGCCGGGCTAGATCTAACAACCTTGATCTAACtttgttgaaatatttttaaattttaaatttttataagataaatattaaaatatttattttttccaagccatgttttttaaataaaataaaaatataaaagtgaGATTCTAAACtgatccattttttaaaaaattttaaaaataataaaaaaataaaaacaatgcgGTTGTTGGCTACGTCTTCTAAGCACGTCATTCAATAACGtattgaatatttaaaagaaatagtGTGGCCATGGAGATTTGGCCATCTAACTTTGttaaagtatttttaaattttaaatttttagaaaataaatattaaaatatttatgtttttcaagccatgctttttaaataaaataaaaatatactattGAGTTTCTATactaatccattttttttaaaataaaaataataaaaataaaaataaaaacaaagcgGTTGTTGGCTACATCTCCTAAGCATGTCATTGAATAAGGTACTGAACATTTAAAAGAAATAGTGTGGCACATCTATTTGCTTTTCTATTTAAAactgttaaatttttttaaaagtattttcttttttcttaaataactTGCAGTAAGTTCGCGTGATTGTTTGCTGTGTTAGCATCAAATATATGTTCACCACTTCAAATTCCACATTAGAATTATTTAAGGAAATTATACTGAAGTACTAAAAATAATCGTGTAAGTCTAGTTGAGAGATAAAAATGCACGACCATTGATTTTTgaggttaaaaataaaattattttaagaaaacttTTACGAGACTAAAAGTGCACTTTCACCTATacctaattaatatatacttaataaaataaaatattgacatcaccactaaaataattttttttataaaattaaataaatcacaatttattgaaaaagaatagGGGCAAGTACTGCCTCTTAATCATtgtactgttcatacactgtttatttgggattcttatattatttttgtgctGTATATATACGGTACATCCGGGCTCCAGTATTATTCgatactgtttatattcataaaaaaatgtgtttgtcatctattattcaaaaaaaaaaaaaataatacctcTTAAATTCAACAATGTAACATAATAcattaaatacattaaataattcattagCATAATATTCTTGCATCCAACATGAAAACTAGCAATGTAACATAACACTTTATTGTAAGATGACATATAATAAATCTGAGCTTAGAAATAAACTATGAGAACTtataatatctatttttcattattttatcagaagaccttaatttatttttctggaTATGAGGAATTTTATTgtagatttattttattgagcatGTTTAATATCCTTTTTGATATTGCTGACGACCATTTTAAATTCAGCAAAATTGTGCCCTATGTCATGTTCCGGAGATTCCTCTGCAATGTTATATATCCAGCAGAAATCGTTTTGCATGCACAGAAACTCATTGTAGGCCTCTTCAGCTTGTTCCATATTCTGTAAGAGGATGTGGATAATTGCCTATATAAATTCATACATCAACAATTCAAGTCCATTAAATGAGatatatccaaaataaaaatttaaacacacaagaaaatagacttaaacatatatgataaatatctttaataaaaatagaaaactgattaaaaaaaaacttttaaagcatatgtttgattgtgttttttttaccCTTGTCAAGGTTATCACGAGAAGGTTCATGTtatgataaatatcaattttatagACATTTATACCTTATAGAGTGGTCTGCGAACATCAGATATCTCTTTCTCATTCAGGCAACTTTTACCCAAAGCTTCCGTAAAATGTCCCTTGCAAAATAAGAAGACTTCTTTAAATTAGGAAACATATATAAGGGCTTTcattttaggtttttaattaagGTAGCTTTATGCTTTTATTATCCAACTTAAAGAAAAAGATGTCGAGAGGATATTTTCTAAGCTTTCTAATTTTTCAACTTGTTAGGAAAAGTAAGATAATGACAGTAAAATAGTAACAGATAGAGATCAAGGAGAAGCTAACATTGTAAATAAGCATTTCAACAAGCAACATTTCAAGCTCATAAGCCTCATGTGACTTCCCTTTATTTTTAGCTTTCTCATACGCCTCAGTTAGCAAGTGCACTGCCTTATCTTCTTGTCCTGTCATCTCCAACTTCGTTGCCTCTTTCTGCCATGAATACACAAGCAAGAAGTCATATCTCAATTTATACtacaataaactatcaaattTATAAGATTTATGACTATAGAACCACAAACCTGCAACTTAGTGAAATGAATTTGATCAGAGTTAAGAAGTATTTTGAACTCCTTAAATGCAAGATTAACAGCAGAACTATCATGCCTAACCTCAGCTGAGGCAAGGATATTATTCAATGTCACCTTGCCGCTATGTAGTGCAGCTAAGGACAAAGATCTTTGTAGCAACTTGCTACGCTTTTCTCGGTTCTTGTAGGCAAGGAAAAGGCACACGCATGACAAGATGAGAGGTCCTGAGCCTGCTAAACCGTGCACAATTGCACCACCAATTCGTATGGCGTTGTTTGTCCATCCAGAAGCTTGAGGGATAGAACAAGGCTCCTTCTCCATTTTGAGATGACTGTTTGTAGCTGCTTCACCCATGCTGTCTTTTCTTTTGGTTGTCATTTGTGTTAGTATAGTACTGCTTTCTCTAACAATTTGTGCTGTAATTAATTTggtaaatgaaaagaaggaattgAAAGGGTATAGATAAGTGGAAGGAGAAGTTGGTTTTCTGTTATTTTGCttggaagaagaggaaagaagatCAAAGACTTTGGGTGTAAGTTAGTCTAGGTACATTGTTGTTAGGGTGCAGAAAGGTATTGATTCAATTTTTGGGACTGGTTTGATTCTTTGGGGTGTAGCTTAAATTTGGAACTTGCTCACCATTAATTGTTCCACCCATTTCCAcaatttatgttttgaaaattGATTTGAAAGTCATGAAAAcgtttatgtttttaatttgttattttttaaaagttttcttTGCTCATGTTTTTGAGTTTTGAATCGGCAATAATCTCTTAATTGGTACATGTATTTTACTCATATTACCTGTTTGGCTCTCTATTATGTGATGTCATAATTTaatccttttattattttaattgggaAAATTTAGTCCAACCACAAATGCCTGTTAGCTTTTCCATCCATTGGCACAGACGTGACGTTGACATGGcaagtgaaaaaataaaattttatttgaaaatattataatattgttaaaaataaaataaaaggtccACACCATTTCACTCTTCTCTAACTCGTGATCCTCAAATCCTAACGTCCATTACACTGGTGATTCTTGTCAGTTTTAGTCACAATTCCTCCCATCTTCACCAGGAGTTTCCAATGCCATCGAAGAGGACAATGCAGCCACCTGGTTTGGCCTTCGAATAAAGAAACCCTTCTTACTGCTTATAGATGGCCGCATTTTGATGAAACATTAATGATGTCTTCCTGTGTTGGGGGTTTGGCCTGAAATACaccgttactgtagcaaaaacaatGTTCACTTACGGGGTTTATGCGCCCGCATACACCCCGTGAAACTCACTGGCGATCTTATGCGGCCCGTATGCAATCCGCATAAGCTGTAAAAAACCTTCAATGTcttccttgaggcttcaatgTTCCTCCCAAGGGTTCTACAAggcttcaaagcttcaaaacaactcataaaatgCTATCAAACCCC belongs to Dioscorea cayenensis subsp. rotundata cultivar TDr96_F1 chromosome 17, TDr96_F1_v2_PseudoChromosome.rev07_lg8_w22 25.fasta, whole genome shotgun sequence and includes:
- the LOC120280853 gene encoding uncharacterized protein LOC120280853 isoform X1 gives rise to the protein MTTKRKDSMGEAATNSHLKMEKEPCSIPQASGWTNNAIRIGGAIVHGLAGSGPLILSCVCLFLAYKNREKRSKLLQRSLSLAALHSGKVTLNNILASAEVRHDSSAVNLAFKEFKILLNSDQIHFTKLQKEATKLEMTGQEDKAVHLLTEAYEKAKNKGKSHEAYELEMLLVEMLIYNGHFTEALGKSCLNEKEISDVRRPLYKAIIHILLQNMEQAEEAYNEFLCMQNDFCWIYNIAEESPEHDIGHNFAEFKMVVSNIKKDIKHAQ
- the LOC120280853 gene encoding uncharacterized protein LOC120280853 isoform X2; amino-acid sequence: MTTKRKDSMGEAATNSHLKMEKEPCSIPQASGWTNNAIRIGGAIVHGLAGSGPLILSCVCLFLAYKNREKRSKLLQRSLSLAALHSGKVTLNNILASAEKEATKLEMTGQEDKAVHLLTEAYEKAKNKGKSHEAYELEMLLVEMLIYNGHFTEALGKSCLNEKEISDVRRPLYKAIIHILLQNMEQAEEAYNEFLCMQNDFCWIYNIAEESPEHDIGHNFAEFKMVVSNIKKDIKHAQ